AACGCGTTACATCCTCTCCTATCTCATTGCCGACGAGACGAAACATCATAGCCTTATCGGCAAGCTGAATGAACTGAAGAGGGCAGCGGTCTTTGTGACATAGCAGAAGAAGGGGAGAGCAGGGAGTCATGCTGCCCTCCCCTGTCTTGCCTTGTCCTACCCAGGTATGTCCTGGAAATAGCTCCTGGCCGGGAAGTGAGGCGTCTCATGGAAAGATCAGCGAATACAATCAGATAAAAGATATGCAAGAGAGAAAGCGCTTATAAGAATTAACGTTTTTCTCAAAAAACGTGCTTTAGTCTGTCTCCTTTGCCTTTGCCAAACAGATTTCAGGCCCATTCCGGAGAAGTTTCATAGTTGCTAAATATGGCACCACCGTCTATTATGAATCAAGGAGGACAAGAAGAGTTTCTCTTCTCCTGGAAAGGAGTTAACGATAATGTTCAGAGAATTAAGCATAAATGACCGGAAGAATATGAGCATACTGACAAGCCTGTTTCTGGTGGCTGTTGCCGTGTTGGTTGTGGGGTCTTACGCAAAACCGGCATTGAGCGAGGAAATGGCCGGCGCTACAGTTTTGGCAGTCGATGCTCAGTCAGGCTTTCTGACAGTCCGTACCGCTGACAGGGGTGAATTCACTGTCGGTCTCGACAAAGACACGAGTTTCTGGGTATGTGATGGGTACAGGAGCCCCAGCGACATCAGGATCGGGGATAGGGTGGATATTTCCTATTACGATAATGGTACAAGGCTTGTAGCAGGTTCCATCACCGGTCACGATTCGATGCGTGCCTGTTAACTGTCAGTTACAGAGTTCATTAAGTGTAGAAAGCGCCCACTTTCGGGCGCTTTTTTTTGAGAAACATGTATTGTACCTGCTGCAACACTGAGGTCCACTCCCTATTCAACGACCTCCCCACACGTCTCCCGCACCGCCCCGATGTATCCTTTCGATTCTTTGAGTCTGCCTTATACTGATGAGCACCTTGTCACCTCTGATGAAATAGTTCGTTTCTAAAACATCGTCTATACCATAGGTGAGAGGAAAATACAGAGGCCTGACTTCGTACCCCAGAACGCTGCCGTCCGGAGCGATAATACTGCTGAGCTGTGACCGTCTAAATGAGGTGGTGCATTTCAGAAACTTCTCAGCGGATGCAAGGGCATCACTCGCCGGGACGCCTTTCTCGACTCTGTACTGAAAGTCCGGAAGATAGGGCTCGAAGGTGTATCGGGAGTCCTCCTTTTGGAGGAAAGCAATCGTCTCAAGGTCATCAGTGAAGTTGCACCCCACAAATATGACTCTGTAAGTTCCTTTTATTTCCGATTCCATTGCTCCCTGCGTATTCAAATGCATTTCAGGCGCGCAGGAGGCACACAACAGAGCCACCAGTGAAAAAAAGGTGAGCCAGGATATCTTCATGCTCTTCATCATCCACCTCTCCTTTCTTCAAGCTTGTCTCAGAATAACGGGGACCGGCAAAGGGTTCATGTTGCCTCTGTCTTTATTGTAGGCAATAACTCGGGGAAATGTAAGGAGGCACCCCAAAAGCAGCATCCTCATCTCTTGTCCCTTTTCTACGACAGACGATTCCGCAGAGCGGAAGGTTACAGATAAAGGCAGGAGAGTCAAAGAGTCCGGAGCATCACCGACGTCATTACTCCTCTCCCTGCCTTTAAGAAATGACGTCAAAGATATCAGGTCTATCGGTCGCAATGCCATCGACACCCTTGGCCCTGTAATTCTTCATCTCCTCCCTGGTGTTGATGGTCCAGACGATCACCTTGAGATCGTGCTTATGGGCATCCTCGATGTTTCTCGCGTGGGTGAATCGATACAAGGAAATGAGATACTGGGCCTTGAGCCTTCGTGCGGTGTCAATCGGTTTTTTGTGCCGCACATATATGAAGCCTGTTGGTATATTTCGATCGACTTTTCTCACATTCAGGAGTGCCTGTTCGTGAAAAGAGATGACAATCACCCTTTCATTCACGTGCTCCCTTTTTATTGCGGCTATAACCTCTTCTTCATAACCGACTTCCTTGAGTTCCACGAGAATCCTGTCAACCCTTCCGTCTATGAAGTGTAAGGCCTCCCCGAGAGTCGGAATGCTCTTCTCCGTTAATTCTTTTAATTCTTCTGCTGTAGCGTCGTTGACATGGCCATCACTTCCAAAGACCCTTTTCAAATTATCATCGTGAATGACCATTAACGCTCCGTCCTTTGCCTTTCGCACATCCAACTCAATGGCATTCGCACCCATTTCGATCGCCCTTTCATAACTTTCCAGGGTATTCTCAATTTCGTATGCCCTTGCCCCACGATGCCCTATTTTTAAGAACATTGTTATGCTCCTTTGCGGGACTTTCCTCTCGCAGATATCCGGATGAGCGAGGTGACAAGCTCTCTCGTACCACCTATCGAGTGGTGGTGACATGCACTCGTCACGATTATATCACATCGGGAACGCATGCAATTCTGAGCTCAAGGCGCCTTCCTTGACAAGAGGGCATAACCTGGTATCGTTAAGAGGGAGAGCACATATTGAAGAATGCTCAACGAGGAGGTGCTTTATGGTTAAGGTGAAGACGTTCGGAATCGACTTAAGACCCCTCAAGACGATGATGGAGCTGTCCCAGCTCGACAGCGTGGTCAATACGTTTATCGCAGAAAATAATGTCAAGAGGGTAATAACAGTCTCCGACACGGCAACGACTGATGATACGGGCGAGACAATCGGCCTTATCAGAGTACTCTGCTACGAGGTGTGACTCAGAATCAAAGCTGCTGCTTCCATGAACCTTTTGCCTGGGAGGGATCATCAAGAGTAGTCATGGGGAAGGGAACAGGGGACCGACATGATCGATCCCCTGTTAACAGACAGAAGGAATGTCGGATTTAAAACAATCCGCTCACCTTACCAGTGTGGACGTCGACGTCAATTCTTCTGAAAGCAGGGTTGGAACTCGTTCCCGGCATGAGGCTAATCGTCCCTGCACAGGGACAGAGGAACTTGGCGCCAGAGTAAATCAGGACGTCCCTAATCGGCAAGGTCCAGCCCTTGGGCACTCCTTTCATGACCGGGTCGTGAGACAGGCTCAGATGGGTCTTGACCATCATCGTGGCGTAGTCGGCATACCTAGGGTCGTCCTCCAGCATCTTGGCCTTCGCCTCTGCTTCCGGCAGCCAGGATACGCCGTCAGCGCCGTATACTTCCCTGGCAATGATCGCGACGCGGTCACGGAGCTTCATCTCGAGAGGATAGAGGAACTTGAAGTCGTTCTTGTCCTTGCAGGCGTCGATGACTGCATCCGCCAGTTCAAGGGCTCCATCACCGCCTTTAAGCCAGTGCTGCGACTCTGCGCAGCGTGCGCCGGCCGCTTCTGCCGCCTTCTTGACGACGGCCACTTCAGCGTCTGTATCAGTGTAGAAACGGTTGATGCAGACCACCGGATTTATGCCGGACTTCCGGATAACGTTGATCATGTGCACCATGTTTGCGCAGCCCTTTTCAACTAAGGCGATATTCTCCTTCGTGTATTCATCGGGCAGGGCCTTACCGGCAACCACCTTGGGACCGCCACCGTGCATCTTCAGCGCACGGACTGTAGTGGTGAGAACCGAGACATGAGGCTTCAGGCCGCTGAAACGGCATTTGACGTTCCAGAATTTCTCAAAACCGATATCAGCAGCAAAACCCGATTCGGTGACGTGGTAGTCGAACAATTTCAGGCCGACCCGGTCTGCGATGATGGAGGACTGGCCTACTGCAATGTTCGCAAAAGGCCCGGCATGGACAAAACAGGGGTTATATTCAGCGGTGCACATGAGCGTGGGGTTGATGGCATTCCGCATAAAGGCGGCCATCGCGTTACCGACCTCGAGATCACCCGTGGTGACGGGCCTGCCGTTCTTGTCAAAGGCAATGGTGATATGGTTGAGGCGCTGCTTCAGGTCGGCGAGGTCATTGGCCACGGACAGGATGGCCATACACTCAGAGCCCACGGCTATGCCAAACTTTGATTGCATCATAAAGCCGTCCTGCCTGCCTCCCATGCCGATGATAATATTGCGGAGACTCTGGGCGCAGAAGTCCATGACCCATCCCATCTCGACACGGGTGGGATCGATATCGAGGCGCCTCATCTTCGTAAGCCGCTCCAGCTGCTCATCGTTGTAGTTGCGTTCGTGCTGCATCCGTGCGGTGAGCGCGACCATCGCAAGGTTATGGGCGTTCATGATGTCGTTGATGTCGCCTGTCAGTCCCAGCGAAAACTCGGTCATGGGAATCAACAGTGAGTTGCCGCCACCTGCCGCGGTTCCCTTGACGTTCATCGTCGGCCCACCCGAAGGCTGGCGCAGGGCGCCTCCCACGTTCACGCCGCGCTTGCCGAGACCTTCCATGAGACCGCAGGAAGTGGTGCTTTTGCCCTCTCCCAAAGGAGTCGGGGTAATAGCCGTTACTTCAATGTATTTCCCGTCAGGCCTGTCCTTGAGACGGTCGATGACCTTCAGAAAATCGATCTTCGCCAGACGACCCATGGGCAGCATCTCGCCCTTTTTCAGACCCAGCTTCTCGCGCCACTCCTCGGGTGTGGGCATGTTCTTTTCTGCTTCTTCGGAAATCTGCCAGTCAGCCAACTTCGTTGCATTAAATGCCATGTTTGAGACCTCCTTTGATAGAAAGAATTTTGTGTATTGCGTAATCGATTCCTTCCGTAAAGAGCGGAATCACTCAATGACCGAACAGCCGCGTCCGACTTCAAATTAATAGGTCTATAATATATTTTAATAGCTCTCCTTTTTGCAAGACTTTTTCCCGACAAAGAAGATACCCGAATACCGTCCGGAAGTGACGGGTGAAGTCCTCTGAGGCGGTCGCGCCTGCCTGACCGGCAGATTAACGATACCACGGAAAGACTTCCCCGTCAATCTCCCTCCACTTGTCGAGAAAGACCATTCTTTCGCCTCTTTCGCCTGTCAGGAGGAGTAGTAAGGAGGTTTGATATAATAGATACAAGAGCGTTGCGCATGGTGCCGTATTTTGACATCCCGCGAAAAGGTGATAGAATAACATAACGAGTTCTTTCGGGCAGATTCACCAGTCAGAAGGAATCTTCCCTTGCTCTTCTGACGGCTTCTTGCCTGATTGGATGCGCAGACCGGGCCTGTGATGCATAACGAAGATATGAAGAGAGAAGAACTTGTTGATGAGACCATAGAGCTCCGCAACCGCATTGCTCAGCTCGAGCGCGTCATTGACGGCGCAAAGGACCTGATCATCGTTTTTGGCAGAGACTTCAGCGTGAAGCTTATGAACAGGGCTGCAAGAGAGTTTGCAGGCGGAGATCACCCTTTATCCGGCCCCCTCTTCTGCTACCAGGTCTTTTTCCAGGGCAGTGAATCGTGCAGCAGAATTGAAGAAGCCTGTCCCCTTGAGGAGGTCATACGAACAAAGAAGCCCGTGACCGTGACCCACGCATGTGTCAGTCAGGACGGATGCGAAAAGATCTTTGAGGTCCAGGCGTCACCCATCATGGATGAACGCGGCGAAGTGCTGCAGATCATTCAGGTCTGCAGGGACGTCACACAGAAGCTGATGATGGAGGAGACACGAAGAAAGCTCGAGGAGCAGCTCACGCAGGAGCAGAAGGAGCAATCGATTACCGCCTTGGCTGGAGGCATAGCGCATGATTTCAATAATATCCTCATGGGGGTTCTTGGAAATGCAGAGTTGCTCCAGATGAGGCTTGCCCCGTACGAGAGAGAACAGACCCTGATACA
This genomic window from Thermodesulfovibrionales bacterium contains:
- a CDS encoding formate--tetrahydrofolate ligase, which gives rise to MAFNATKLADWQISEEAEKNMPTPEEWREKLGLKKGEMLPMGRLAKIDFLKVIDRLKDRPDGKYIEVTAITPTPLGEGKSTTSCGLMEGLGKRGVNVGGALRQPSGGPTMNVKGTAAGGGNSLLIPMTEFSLGLTGDINDIMNAHNLAMVALTARMQHERNYNDEQLERLTKMRRLDIDPTRVEMGWVMDFCAQSLRNIIIGMGGRQDGFMMQSKFGIAVGSECMAILSVANDLADLKQRLNHITIAFDKNGRPVTTGDLEVGNAMAAFMRNAINPTLMCTAEYNPCFVHAGPFANIAVGQSSIIADRVGLKLFDYHVTESGFAADIGFEKFWNVKCRFSGLKPHVSVLTTTVRALKMHGGGPKVVAGKALPDEYTKENIALVEKGCANMVHMINVIRKSGINPVVCINRFYTDTDAEVAVVKKAAEAAGARCAESQHWLKGGDGALELADAVIDACKDKNDFKFLYPLEMKLRDRVAIIAREVYGADGVSWLPEAEAKAKMLEDDPRYADYATMMVKTHLSLSHDPVMKGVPKGWTLPIRDVLIYSGAKFLCPCAGTISLMPGTSSNPAFRRIDVDVHTGKVSGLF
- a CDS encoding glycerophosphodiester phosphodiesterase yields the protein MFLKIGHRGARAYEIENTLESYERAIEMGANAIELDVRKAKDGALMVIHDDNLKRVFGSDGHVNDATAEELKELTEKSIPTLGEALHFIDGRVDRILVELKEVGYEEEVIAAIKREHVNERVIVISFHEQALLNVRKVDRNIPTGFIYVRHKKPIDTARRLKAQYLISLYRFTHARNIEDAHKHDLKVIVWTINTREEMKNYRAKGVDGIATDRPDIFDVIS